One genomic segment of Streptococcus salivarius includes these proteins:
- a CDS encoding alpha-ketoacid dehydrogenase subunit beta, which translates to MSETKLMALREAVNLAMSEEMRKDENIFLMGEDVGIYGGDFGTSVGMLAEFGEKRVKDTPISEAAIAGAAVGSAITGLRPIVDLTFMDFITIALDAIVNNGAKNNYMFGGGLKTPVTFRVASGSGIGSAAQHSQSLESWLTHIPGIKVVAPGNANDAKGLLKSAIQDNNIVIFMEPKALYGKKEEVTQDPDFYIPLGKGEIKREGTDLTIVTYGRMLERALKAAEEVAEQGINVEVVDPRTLIPLDKELIFESVKKTGKLMLVNDAYKTGGFIGEIAAMVTESEAFDYLDHPIVRLASEDVPVPYARVLEQAVLPDVEKIKAAIIKMANKGN; encoded by the coding sequence ATGAGTGAAACAAAATTGATGGCCTTGCGTGAGGCAGTAAACCTTGCTATGAGCGAGGAAATGCGTAAAGACGAAAATATCTTCCTTATGGGTGAAGATGTCGGTATCTATGGTGGTGACTTCGGTACATCAGTTGGTATGTTGGCAGAGTTTGGTGAGAAACGTGTTAAAGATACACCAATTTCAGAAGCAGCTATCGCTGGTGCAGCTGTTGGGTCTGCCATTACAGGTCTTCGTCCAATCGTTGACTTGACTTTCATGGACTTCATCACGATTGCCCTTGACGCTATCGTTAATAATGGTGCAAAAAACAACTACATGTTTGGTGGTGGTTTGAAGACTCCTGTAACCTTCCGTGTAGCTTCTGGTTCAGGGATTGGTTCTGCGGCACAGCACTCACAATCTCTTGAGTCATGGTTGACTCACATTCCAGGGATTAAAGTGGTTGCTCCAGGTAATGCTAACGACGCTAAAGGTCTTTTGAAATCTGCTATTCAAGACAATAACATTGTTATCTTCATGGAACCAAAAGCACTTTACGGTAAAAAAGAGGAAGTGACACAAGACCCTGATTTCTACATTCCACTTGGAAAAGGTGAAATCAAGCGTGAAGGAACTGACCTTACTATTGTCACATATGGTCGTATGTTGGAACGTGCTCTTAAGGCTGCTGAAGAAGTGGCTGAACAAGGTATTAATGTTGAGGTTGTTGACCCACGCACGCTTATCCCACTTGATAAGGAATTGATTTTCGAGTCAGTTAAGAAGACTGGTAAACTTATGTTGGTCAATGATGCTTATAAGACAGGTGGATTCATCGGTGAGATTGCTGCTATGGTTACAGAAAGTGAAGCTTTTGATTACCTTGACCACCCAATTGTACGTTTGGCAAGTGAAGATGTGCCTGTACCTTATGCGCGTGTCTTGGAACAAGCGGTTCTTCCAGATGTTGAAAAGATTAAGGCTGCAATTATCAAGATGGCCAATAAAGGAAACTAA
- a CDS encoding DUF2207 domain-containing protein produces the protein MKKILKGLVKYVTLTVLLVCFLPLSLHHVKADEVEYSLPSYVGHLSIHDDGNATFTQEVTYDFDSDYKGQYVTLGKIGGYSIMDDPKVSATVNGKEKTDITVEKTDSYEGVKLKVYNSGSDGDRVVLKVTWQIQHLLNLYSDIAVLNWFPISDWDKGFGQVDFTVDGLDASQGELYAHAGYFGKDPQVKRTSTGYQVHVDNLPASGKLELHAYWPMTSALRENNQAYLLNKTNKADFLKKEADIKKSKENFRRIFYVILPLVILSFVLIGIFCYLIVLYSTRMPSFPRDARLYEAPQNLAPLVLAKNVYNQSFDKTGLKEETGPLKFKYMVQATILDLIDRGHLTYRQEGDSNILTRIEKEVLSSFEVSFLDMLFDGRMEIRDTEMFSRYYLDKDGLEKQFKSARTSYEREAIRSQGKRVKYQFTNDGYQVAKGVEKEEFALGLPKIYRDFSPKEKTFNILGVAALVLSMVLCILSTLFLFAAFGSGLGFYYILGLLPIAGVTILFWYLVKRRRQRCLDATQISTYYQWHSFKNMIKSIPSFKESELESVILWNRILVYATLYGQAKKVSDVLKRYNIHLSNPSLDEFTYSAAPFIMMNNVNYLESYVSASDSVSSFSINSNSGSGGFGGGGFSGGGGGGGGGAF, from the coding sequence ATGAAAAAGATACTGAAAGGTCTTGTTAAATATGTTACTTTAACTGTTTTGTTAGTCTGTTTTCTGCCATTGTCTTTGCATCACGTCAAAGCTGATGAGGTAGAGTATAGTCTCCCTTCCTATGTTGGTCATCTTTCAATTCATGATGATGGTAATGCGACATTTACTCAGGAAGTGACTTATGATTTTGATAGTGATTATAAAGGTCAGTATGTAACCTTGGGGAAAATTGGTGGTTATTCTATTATGGATGATCCCAAGGTTTCAGCAACTGTAAATGGGAAAGAAAAAACAGATATTACAGTTGAAAAAACAGACTCCTATGAAGGTGTTAAACTCAAAGTTTATAATTCAGGTTCAGATGGTGATAGGGTTGTCCTCAAAGTTACTTGGCAGATCCAACACCTATTGAATCTATATTCAGATATTGCAGTTTTAAATTGGTTTCCTATTTCTGATTGGGATAAAGGATTTGGACAAGTTGACTTCACAGTTGATGGTCTGGATGCAAGTCAAGGAGAGCTTTACGCTCACGCTGGCTATTTTGGAAAAGACCCACAGGTTAAGCGTACTTCTACAGGTTATCAGGTTCATGTAGACAATTTACCAGCATCAGGTAAATTGGAATTACACGCCTACTGGCCGATGACCAGTGCTTTACGAGAAAATAATCAGGCTTACTTATTAAATAAGACGAATAAGGCAGACTTTCTAAAAAAAGAAGCAGATATCAAGAAATCTAAAGAAAACTTTCGACGCATTTTTTATGTCATCTTACCACTTGTGATCTTAAGCTTTGTTCTTATTGGTATTTTCTGTTACCTCATTGTTCTTTATAGCACTAGGATGCCTTCTTTCCCTCGAGATGCCCGTCTTTATGAAGCCCCTCAAAATTTAGCACCTTTGGTCCTAGCCAAGAATGTTTATAATCAGTCGTTCGACAAAACAGGTCTAAAAGAAGAAACGGGTCCTCTGAAGTTTAAATATATGGTACAAGCTACCATCCTTGATTTGATTGATAGAGGTCATCTCACCTATAGACAAGAAGGTGATAGTAATATTCTGACACGTATTGAAAAGGAGGTGCTCTCTTCATTTGAAGTGTCTTTCTTGGATATGTTGTTTGATGGTCGCATGGAAATTAGAGATACGGAAATGTTCTCGCGCTATTATCTTGATAAAGATGGCTTAGAAAAACAATTTAAGAGTGCTAGAACAAGCTATGAGCGTGAAGCAATACGTTCCCAAGGAAAACGTGTCAAATATCAATTCACTAATGACGGCTATCAAGTAGCAAAAGGCGTAGAAAAAGAGGAATTTGCGCTTGGACTTCCTAAAATTTATAGAGATTTTAGTCCGAAAGAAAAGACATTTAACATATTGGGAGTAGCAGCTTTGGTACTTTCAATGGTGCTTTGTATTCTTTCAACCTTGTTCTTATTTGCTGCCTTTGGATCAGGACTAGGTTTTTACTATATTCTTGGTCTTCTACCTATAGCAGGAGTTACCATTTTATTCTGGTACTTAGTGAAAAGACGTCGTCAGAGATGTCTTGATGCAACTCAAATTTCAACCTATTACCAGTGGCATAGCTTTAAAAATATGATTAAGAGTATTCCTAGTTTTAAAGAATCCGAACTAGAATCTGTTATCCTTTGGAATCGTATCTTGGTTTATGCGACACTCTATGGACAGGCGAAAAAAGTTAGTGATGTGTTAAAACGTTACAACATCCACCTCAGCAATCCATCTCTAGATGAGTTTACTTATTCAGCAGCACCGTTTATCATGATGAATAATGTCAATTATCTAGAATCTTACGTTTCTGCCTCAGATAGCGTAAGTAGCTTCTCTATCAATTCGAACAGTGGTAGTGGCGGCTTTGGAGGCGGTGGCTTCTCTGGTGGTGGCGGAGGAGGCGGAGGCGGTGCCTTCTAA
- a CDS encoding dihydrolipoamide acetyltransferase, which produces MAFEIIMPKLGVDMQEGEIIEWKKQEGDVVNEGDILLEIMSDKTNMELEAEDSGVLLKITRQAGETVPVTEVIGYIGAEGEVVADNVASAPAAEPAPKVEEVATVEAPVVATQAPVVHEGGKVRATPKARKVARELGIDLTQVPGTGAKGRVHADDVENFKGAQPKVTPLARKIAADLGIDLASVSGTGFGGKITKEDILAISAPAQVKEAAAAPVVEAKPEKVLPEGVEVIPMSAMRKAISKGMTHSYLTAPTFTLNYDVDMTNLMALRKQVLDPIMNKTGMKVTFTDLIGLAVVRTLMKEEHRYLNASLIDDAQNIELHKFVNLGIAVGLDDGLIVPVVHGADKMSLSEFVVASKDVIKKAQAGKLKAAEMSGSTFSITNLGMFGTKSFNPIINQPNSAILGVSATIQTPVVVDGEVVVRPIMGLCLTIDHRIVDGMNGAKFMVDLKHLIENPMELLI; this is translated from the coding sequence ATGGCTTTTGAGATTATTATGCCTAAGCTTGGTGTTGATATGCAGGAAGGCGAAATCATCGAGTGGAAGAAACAAGAGGGTGATGTGGTTAATGAGGGAGATATCCTTCTTGAAATCATGTCAGATAAGACGAACATGGAACTTGAAGCAGAGGATTCAGGTGTCCTTTTGAAGATTACGCGTCAGGCTGGTGAAACTGTACCAGTTACTGAGGTTATTGGTTATATTGGAGCAGAAGGTGAAGTGGTGGCTGATAACGTAGCTAGCGCACCAGCTGCTGAACCTGCTCCAAAAGTTGAAGAAGTTGCTACTGTAGAAGCACCTGTAGTGGCAACCCAGGCTCCTGTCGTACACGAAGGTGGAAAAGTACGTGCAACGCCTAAGGCCCGTAAGGTGGCGCGTGAGTTGGGTATTGACCTCACTCAAGTTCCAGGAACTGGAGCAAAAGGTCGTGTTCATGCTGATGACGTTGAGAACTTTAAAGGTGCTCAACCTAAGGTGACTCCACTGGCACGTAAGATTGCAGCGGACCTTGGTATTGACTTAGCTAGCGTATCTGGAACAGGCTTTGGTGGTAAGATTACTAAGGAAGACATCCTTGCAATCAGTGCTCCAGCGCAAGTTAAGGAAGCGGCGGCTGCACCTGTGGTTGAAGCTAAACCTGAAAAAGTCTTGCCAGAAGGCGTGGAAGTTATCCCAATGTCTGCTATGCGTAAGGCGATTTCTAAGGGAATGACGCACTCATACTTGACTGCACCAACCTTCACCCTTAACTATGACGTGGACATGACTAACCTAATGGCTCTTCGTAAGCAAGTCCTTGATCCAATCATGAATAAGACTGGCATGAAGGTAACCTTCACTGATTTGATTGGTTTGGCAGTTGTGCGTACCCTTATGAAAGAGGAACACCGTTACCTCAATGCATCCTTGATTGACGATGCGCAAAATATCGAATTACACAAATTTGTTAATCTCGGTATTGCCGTTGGTCTCGATGATGGCTTGATTGTACCTGTCGTTCACGGTGCAGATAAGATGAGTTTGTCTGAGTTTGTTGTGGCCTCTAAGGATGTCATCAAGAAAGCTCAGGCTGGTAAATTGAAGGCTGCTGAAATGTCAGGTTCAACCTTCTCTATTACTAACTTGGGAATGTTTGGAACCAAATCATTTAACCCAATCATCAACCAACCAAACTCAGCTATCCTTGGTGTTTCAGCAACGATTCAAACTCCAGTTGTTGTTGATGGGGAAGTTGTCGTACGTCCAATCATGGGTCTATGCTTGACAATTGACCACCGTATTGTAGATGGTATGAATGGTGCCAAATTCATGGTTGATTTGAAACATTTGATTGAAAATCCTATGGAATTGTTGATTTAA
- the lpdA gene encoding dihydrolipoyl dehydrogenase — MAFEIIMPKLGVDMQEGEIIEWKKQEGDVVNEGDILLEIMSDKTNMELEAEDSGVLLKITRQAGETVPVTEVIGYIGAEGEVVADNAASAPVAEATVQLESAGLEVPKAPAQAAPAATAEKAPLVDNEYDIIVVGGGPAGYYSAIRGAQLGGKVAIVEKSEFGGTCLNKGCIPTKTYLKNAEILDGLKIAAGRGINLASTNYTIDMDKTVDFKNSVVKTLTGGVQGLLKANKVTIFNGLGQVNPDKTVTIGSETIKGRNIILATGSKVSRINIPGIESQLVMTSDDILDLRELPKSLAVMGGGVVGIELGLVYASYGVEVTVVEMADRIIPAMDKEVSLELQKILAKKGMKIMTSVGVSEIVEANNQLTLKLNNGEEIVADRALLSIGRVPQLDGLENLNLELDRGRIKVNAYQETSIPGIYAPGDVNGTKMLAHAAYRMGEVAAENAMRGNVRKAHLDYTPAAVYTHPEVAMCGLTEEDARAKYGDVLIGKSSFAGNGRAIASNEAQGFVKVVADAKYHEILGVHIIGPAAAELINEASTIMENELTVDELLQSIHGHPTFSENMYEAFADVLGEAIHNPPKRK; from the coding sequence ATGGCTTTTGAGATTATTATGCCTAAGCTTGGTGTGGACATGCAGGAAGGCGAAATCATCGAGTGGAAAAAACAAGAGGGTGATGTGGTTAATGAGGGAGATATTCTCCTTGAAATCATGTCAGATAAGACGAACATGGAACTTGAAGCAGAAGATTCTGGTGTTCTTTTGAAGATTACGCGTCAGGCTGGTGAAACTGTACCAGTTACTGAGGTTATTGGTTATATTGGAGCAGAAGGTGAAGTTGTGGCTGATAACGCTGCTAGCGCACCTGTTGCAGAAGCAACTGTTCAGTTGGAATCAGCTGGTCTTGAAGTTCCTAAAGCTCCTGCCCAAGCTGCTCCAGCAGCTACTGCAGAAAAAGCACCGCTTGTTGACAATGAGTACGATATTATCGTTGTCGGTGGTGGTCCTGCTGGTTACTATTCTGCCATTCGTGGTGCGCAACTTGGTGGTAAGGTTGCTATCGTTGAAAAATCTGAATTTGGTGGAACATGTTTGAATAAAGGATGTATCCCAACTAAGACCTACCTTAAAAATGCAGAAATCCTTGATGGACTTAAGATTGCTGCAGGTCGTGGTATCAACCTAGCGTCAACAAACTACACTATCGATATGGATAAGACAGTTGACTTTAAGAACTCTGTCGTTAAGACACTTACTGGTGGTGTTCAAGGGCTTTTGAAGGCTAACAAGGTCACTATTTTCAATGGTCTTGGTCAAGTTAATCCAGATAAGACAGTTACTATTGGTTCAGAAACAATCAAGGGACGTAATATTATCCTTGCGACTGGATCAAAAGTGTCTCGTATCAATATCCCTGGAATTGAGTCACAACTTGTGATGACATCAGATGATATCCTTGACTTGCGTGAATTGCCTAAATCACTTGCAGTTATGGGTGGTGGTGTCGTTGGTATCGAGCTTGGTCTTGTTTATGCCTCATACGGTGTAGAAGTGACTGTTGTTGAGATGGCTGACCGCATTATTCCTGCTATGGATAAAGAAGTATCACTTGAACTTCAAAAAATCCTTGCTAAAAAGGGTATGAAGATCATGACATCTGTTGGGGTTTCTGAGATTGTAGAAGCTAACAACCAATTGACCCTTAAACTTAATAATGGTGAAGAGATTGTAGCGGATCGTGCCCTTCTTTCAATCGGTCGTGTCCCACAATTGGATGGTCTTGAAAATCTTAACCTTGAACTTGACCGTGGTCGTATCAAAGTTAATGCTTATCAAGAAACATCAATCCCAGGAATCTACGCACCGGGTGATGTTAACGGAACTAAGATGCTTGCTCACGCTGCTTACCGTATGGGTGAAGTTGCAGCTGAAAATGCTATGCGTGGCAATGTCCGTAAGGCTCACCTTGACTACACACCAGCAGCTGTCTACACTCACCCAGAAGTCGCAATGTGTGGTCTTACTGAAGAAGATGCACGCGCTAAATACGGTGATGTTCTCATTGGTAAATCAAGCTTTGCTGGTAACGGACGTGCCATCGCTTCAAATGAAGCTCAAGGTTTTGTTAAAGTCGTTGCAGATGCGAAGTACCATGAAATCCTTGGTGTTCACATTATCGGTCCAGCCGCAGCTGAATTGATTAACGAAGCGTCAACAATTATGGAAAATGAATTGACTGTCGATGAACTCTTGCAATCTATCCACGGTCACCCAACCTTCTCTGAAAACATGTATGAAGCCTTTGCTGACGTACTTGGAGAAGCTATCCATAACCCACCAAAACGTAAATAA
- a CDS encoding membrane protein, with translation MSDVIVHGLTACIAFILQIVIFKVTTQRPLRYWILILAGLAIFASSYFGISFPKSGFIGLVLLLANKSYKNLRHTILETFFIPFTFALMVRLVIFLIIPIFFPSVLDYYYAGPFILFLAFLLWFAQSALLQVDYSRMMQIDKARPWYKSTSVALCGLAFIYFASELLSTNIHFTIAFLIITALILSGQVNLYRKDLSAQTQEAQEEHSQLLQKSSQNINTWYQKKTSQELFIKDEAENLYDIIRFKQNEEAQELIDYLLTPNPLDKKIDHFYRDKLENIKLPDLRVIFEAKFLKAKELDVWVSMEVPEPITVYPIYPLDWVYSLSTILDHVIVQAQDSEQKYLSYAYFKDEDSQHFVVESSSTKEDSAITSDFSDPELKRVNSILSTYPNVNIVSNTRAGIYRLQIEIDMTKGGYNDY, from the coding sequence TTGAGTGACGTCATCGTTCACGGGCTTACGGCATGTATAGCTTTTATTTTACAAATTGTTATCTTCAAAGTGACCACACAGAGACCCCTTAGATACTGGATTCTTATTTTAGCAGGTTTAGCAATTTTTGCCTCTAGTTATTTTGGTATTTCCTTTCCAAAATCCGGTTTTATTGGACTTGTACTTCTTCTAGCTAACAAATCTTACAAAAATCTGAGACATACCATTTTGGAGACTTTCTTTATACCTTTCACCTTTGCCTTAATGGTGAGACTGGTCATTTTCCTGATTATTCCAATCTTTTTCCCTTCTGTCCTAGATTATTATTATGCTGGTCCATTTATACTTTTTCTTGCGTTTTTACTATGGTTTGCCCAAAGTGCCCTTCTTCAAGTGGACTACTCTCGAATGATGCAAATTGATAAAGCGAGACCTTGGTACAAATCAACCTCTGTCGCCCTTTGTGGCCTAGCCTTTATCTACTTTGCTTCTGAACTTCTTTCAACAAACATTCACTTTACTATTGCCTTTCTTATTATTACAGCTCTGATTCTATCTGGACAGGTTAATCTCTATAGAAAGGACCTCAGTGCACAAACACAAGAAGCTCAAGAGGAACATTCTCAGCTTCTTCAAAAATCAAGCCAGAACATCAATACTTGGTACCAGAAAAAGACTAGCCAAGAGCTCTTTATCAAGGACGAAGCTGAAAATCTCTACGATATCATCCGTTTCAAACAAAACGAGGAAGCTCAGGAGTTAATTGACTACTTGCTGACTCCGAATCCATTAGATAAGAAGATTGATCATTTTTATCGAGATAAACTTGAAAATATTAAACTTCCTGATTTGCGAGTCATCTTTGAAGCTAAATTCCTAAAGGCAAAAGAATTGGATGTTTGGGTTAGTATGGAGGTCCCAGAACCCATTACCGTTTATCCTATTTATCCTTTAGATTGGGTATATAGCCTTTCAACGATCTTGGATCATGTCATTGTCCAAGCACAAGATAGTGAACAGAAATACCTTAGCTATGCTTATTTTAAAGATGAGGATAGTCAACACTTTGTCGTTGAAAGTTCAAGCACTAAAGAAGATTCTGCCATTACATCTGATTTCTCTGATCCCGAACTAAAACGCGTCAACAGCATCCTATCCACATATCCAAACGTTAACATTGTTTCAAATACACGTGCTGGTATTTACCGCTTACAAATCGAGATTGACATGACAAAAGGAGGTTACAATGATTACTAA
- a CDS encoding uracil-DNA glycosylase gives MEHSTWHKLLKEELPDHYFSKINQFMDQVYSQGTVYPPRDKVFNALLETPFEEVRVVILGQDPYHGPHQAQGLSFSVPDSLPAPPSLKNILKELEEDLGPRPFHDLTSWAEQGVLLLNACLTVPAGQANGHAGQVWEPFTDAVIKVLNQKDTPVVFILWGGYARKKKALVTNPKHAIIESAHPSPLSAYRGFFGSRPFSKANAYLVSQGQSPIDWLK, from the coding sequence ATGGAACATTCGACATGGCACAAGCTTCTGAAAGAGGAACTGCCAGATCATTATTTTTCAAAGATAAATCAGTTTATGGATCAGGTTTATAGTCAGGGAACGGTTTATCCGCCACGTGACAAGGTTTTTAATGCCTTGTTGGAGACCCCATTTGAAGAAGTGCGGGTGGTAATTCTTGGTCAGGACCCTTATCATGGGCCTCATCAAGCACAAGGACTATCCTTCTCAGTACCTGATAGCCTTCCTGCTCCTCCGTCTTTAAAAAATATTCTTAAGGAGTTAGAGGAAGATTTGGGTCCTAGACCCTTTCATGATTTAACTTCATGGGCTGAGCAAGGGGTGCTTTTGCTTAATGCCTGTCTGACAGTTCCAGCTGGTCAAGCAAATGGGCACGCCGGTCAGGTTTGGGAACCTTTTACAGATGCTGTGATTAAGGTTCTCAATCAAAAGGATACTCCTGTTGTCTTTATACTTTGGGGTGGCTATGCTCGTAAGAAGAAAGCTCTGGTTACCAATCCAAAGCATGCCATTATTGAGAGTGCCCATCCGAGTCCCTTGTCGGCCTATCGTGGTTTTTTTGGCAGCAGGCCTTTTTCAAAAGCCAATGCTTACCTTGTATCTCAAGGCCAATCCCCAATTGATTGGTTGAAGTAA
- a CDS encoding dihydroorotase, whose translation MLLIKNGRVVDPKSGLDTQADVLVDGKKVVKIAENIEAGDAQVIDATGLVVAPGLVDIHVHFREPGQTHKEDIHTGALAAAAGGFTTVVMMANTNPTISDKETLEEVLTSAAKENIHVKSVATITKNFDGENITDFKGLLEVGAVGFSDDGIPLTNAGIVKKAMELAKENNTFISLHEEDPDLNGILGFNENIAKKEFHICGATGVAEYSMIARDVMIAYDTQAHVHIQHLSKAESVKVVEFAQKLGAQVTAEVAPQHFSKTEDLLLSKGANAKMNPPLRLESDRQAVIEGLKSGVISVIATDHAPHHADEKNVDDVTKAPSGMTGLETSLSLGLTYLVEAGHLSLTELLKVMTSNPSDLYGFDAGYLAENGPADLVIFADKEKRQVTADFKSKAANSPFVGEELTGSVKYTICDGEIVYQA comes from the coding sequence ATGTTACTGATTAAAAATGGTCGTGTTGTAGACCCTAAGTCTGGTTTGGATACGCAAGCTGATGTTCTTGTTGATGGTAAAAAAGTCGTTAAGATTGCGGAAAACATCGAAGCTGGAGATGCTCAAGTCATCGATGCGACTGGTCTTGTGGTTGCTCCTGGTTTGGTAGATATCCATGTTCATTTCCGTGAGCCAGGTCAAACCCACAAAGAAGACATTCATACTGGTGCCTTAGCAGCGGCTGCAGGTGGTTTTACAACAGTTGTTATGATGGCTAACACTAATCCAACGATTTCAGACAAGGAAACCTTGGAGGAGGTCTTGACTTCAGCAGCTAAGGAAAATATCCATGTTAAGTCTGTTGCGACTATTACAAAGAACTTTGATGGTGAAAACATCACTGATTTCAAGGGCTTGCTTGAGGTTGGTGCTGTCGGATTCTCAGATGATGGTATTCCATTGACCAATGCTGGTATTGTCAAAAAAGCCATGGAACTTGCTAAAGAAAATAATACCTTTATCAGCCTTCACGAGGAGGATCCTGATCTAAATGGTATTCTCGGTTTCAATGAAAATATTGCTAAAAAAGAATTCCATATTTGTGGGGCAACTGGTGTAGCTGAGTACAGTATGATTGCGCGTGATGTCATGATTGCTTATGATACACAAGCACATGTTCATATTCAACACTTGTCAAAAGCTGAATCTGTAAAAGTGGTTGAATTTGCCCAAAAACTTGGAGCGCAAGTTACTGCCGAAGTGGCACCGCAGCATTTCTCTAAGACTGAAGACCTCTTGCTCTCAAAAGGTGCTAATGCCAAGATGAACCCACCACTTCGTTTGGAATCTGACCGTCAGGCCGTTATCGAAGGGTTGAAATCTGGAGTTATCTCAGTTATTGCCACAGACCACGCGCCACACCATGCCGATGAAAAGAATGTCGATGATGTGACTAAAGCACCATCAGGAATGACTGGTCTTGAAACATCTCTATCTCTTGGATTGACCTACTTGGTTGAAGCAGGTCACTTAAGTTTGACGGAACTCTTGAAAGTAATGACTAGCAACCCATCTGATCTTTATGGCTTCGATGCCGGTTATTTGGCTGAAAATGGACCAGCTGACCTTGTAATCTTTGCGGACAAGGAAAAACGTCAGGTCACAGCAGACTTTAAGTCTAAGGCGGCTAATTCACCATTTGTAGGCGAAGAGCTTACTGGCAGTGTTAAATACACTATCTGTGACGGTGAGATTGTTTATCAAGCCTAA
- a CDS encoding thiamine pyrophosphate-dependent dehydrogenase E1 component subunit alpha, with protein MVKLSKETHLEMFTKMERIREFDSRINKLVRRGFVQGMTHFSVGEEAANVGAVQHLSYDDIFFSNHRGHGQSIAQDMDLNKMMAELAGKATGVSKGRGGSMHLADFKKGNYGTNGIVGGGYALAVGAALTQQYKKTGNIVVAFSGDGATNEGSFHESVNMAATWKLPVIFFIINNRYGISMDIHKATNTPHLYTRAEAYGIPGFYCEDGNDVLAVYETMGKAVEHVRGGNGPAIVEVESYRWFGHSTADAGVYRTKEEVDEWKNNNDPIIKYRDYLVAENIASAEELDAIQSQVKAEVDAAYEFAQNSPDPELSVAFEDVWVD; from the coding sequence ATGGTAAAACTTTCTAAAGAGACACATCTTGAGATGTTCACTAAAATGGAACGTATTCGTGAATTTGATTCACGTATTAATAAATTGGTTCGTCGTGGTTTTGTTCAAGGGATGACTCACTTTTCAGTTGGTGAGGAAGCAGCCAACGTTGGTGCTGTTCAACACTTGAGCTATGACGATATCTTCTTTTCAAATCACCGTGGTCACGGACAATCTATCGCCCAAGACATGGATTTGAATAAAATGATGGCAGAACTTGCTGGTAAAGCAACCGGTGTTTCTAAGGGCCGTGGTGGTTCTATGCACTTGGCAGACTTTAAAAAAGGTAACTATGGTACTAATGGTATCGTTGGTGGTGGTTACGCTCTTGCCGTAGGTGCAGCCCTCACTCAGCAATACAAAAAAACAGGAAACATTGTTGTGGCATTCTCTGGAGATGGCGCAACCAACGAAGGTTCATTCCATGAGTCAGTCAATATGGCAGCTACTTGGAAATTACCTGTTATCTTCTTTATCATCAATAACCGTTATGGTATCTCAATGGATATCCATAAGGCTACAAATACACCTCACCTTTATACACGTGCGGAAGCTTATGGCATTCCTGGTTTCTACTGTGAAGATGGTAACGATGTTTTGGCTGTATATGAAACAATGGGCAAGGCTGTTGAGCATGTCCGTGGTGGCAATGGTCCTGCTATCGTTGAGGTAGAATCTTACCGTTGGTTCGGTCACTCAACTGCCGATGCGGGTGTTTACCGTACTAAGGAAGAAGTTGACGAGTGGAAGAACAATAACGACCCTATTATTAAATACCGTGACTATCTCGTTGCTGAAAATATCGCAAGCGCTGAAGAGTTAGATGCTATCCAAAGCCAAGTTAAGGCAGAGGTTGATGCAGCTTATGAGTTCGCCCAAAATAGCCCAGATCCAGAACTTTCAGTTGCCTTTGAAGATGTATGGGTAGACTAA